GATGGGCGATTTAGAAGGAATTCAAAATGAGTTGTTGATTGATATAAGACAGAATAATATTCCGGCTGATAAGACTGAATCTTTTCCCCCATATTTTGGCTATGAATTTGGTTTTTTGATTCCAGTAATCGATACTTCTGATAGAACATTCTCTATCGGCGGATTTGTTGAGCACGGATCGACCGGTGGAAGAATACATTACCAGGATTACTCAGGAGAATTAAAAGTGGACCAATCCGCTGTAGAAACCAGTATCGGAACAATGGTTGACTATCAAACCAGTGTTAGTGAAATATTCAATTTTGGATTGAACTTTGCTGTCAGCTATACTCTCTCCAGCTTTTCAATCACATCACTTCTGAAGGTCGGAGATGAATCTCAAGAAGATGAACTCAGTTTTAGTTCAGCTTCATTCAGTTTCAAACCCGGTGTAGGTTCTTCAATGGATTTATTGGGAATGCAATTAGGAATTTCTTTGTCTTACTTAATTTATATCCCGAGTAATTTAGAGTTCGATCAATATTCTGAAGCATACCTGATTAATCAAAGCGGTGATAAAGTGAATATAAATTGGAGTGGATTCAGATTAGGTTTGCAAATGAGAGTTTCATTGTAAATCTAAAAAACGATTTTGGTAGAAAGGGCATCACCACGATGCCCTTTTTGGTTTTAAGATGAATTTCTTTTATTTAAGAGTGAACGAATTTCATTTATGAGTATTTTAAATCTTAATAAACAAAACATCCCCGAAATCACCGAAGTTCTCTGCGAAGCTTTCCACAATTACCCAGTAATGAAATATGTTATTGGACAAAGAAAAGATTACGATAAACGTCTTCGCAAACTGGTAACATTTTTTGTTTCTGCTAGAGCATTAAGAAATGAACCATTGTTAGGGATATATAACTCAGAAAATAAACTCGTTGCAGCAGCGGCAGTAACTTTAGCGGGAGAAATTCCTTCACCACCAGAATTGTTCAAGCTGCGTGATGAACTATGGAGAGAAATTGGCTCAGAAGAAAAATCACGCTATGAAAAGTATGGCAGTGTTGCATCCGGTCTGCTTCCAAAAGAACCGCATCATCATTTAAATATGATTGGAGTGAGAAACGCTTACCAGGGAAAAGGATTGGCTCGTCAACTAATTAATAAAGTTGAGGAGTTAGTCTCGGCACATCCGACCAGTACCGGCTTAAGTCTGAATACAGAAGTTGAAGTAAATGTAAATTTTTATCTTCATCTTGGTTTTGAACTGCTTGGAAAAGCAATAGTGGATGAGGGTATAATCACGTGGGGATTTTTTAAGAAGAAAATATAGAAATCTTAAAGATTGGCTTGCAAGAAATATTCTGTGAAATCAAATTATACTTAAATCATAGAAGAATAAATGAAATATTTTACTAGAGAATGGTGTAATGGAAGGCTAAATGACGAACAATATCAGAAAGTTAAAAATTCTTATAGAAACTATATAAATAGAATCTATTCAAAACTTCCAGCGACGATAAAAAAACTACTCAGGCAAAACGGTTTACATGATTCGCTGTTCAAATCAGTCCTGATAGACCAAAGAAAGAATTATCTGCATATTAAATTTCTATCCGGCGATTTACAAATGGGGTATTTTGAGTTTGAAATTGTCTATATAGGAATAAATTTATCGAATAAAATAATAGATGATCTTTTTAGAATATTTCGGAATGAGAAAACAGAGTTTCTGTATGACGAAATAAGAATGATCGAAAAAAATAAGTTTGAGCACAGTATGATTTTTTATCCAAAAGGTGAGGTTGAACTTACCTGTAAGCAAATTACTTGTGGAATTGTTAAAAAAATTAAAAATAGAGAGATAAAACAGAGAAAGTTTCAAGTAATAGTTTAATCAATGGAAACTGTTCTAGAACATAAGTTACTGAGCTCATACAAAAATGAAATGATTTCATATATGAATTCTCATCCCGAACATTTCGAGGAAGCAATTGAATTAGCAGTTTCAAATAAGCAGCCTTATTCGTGGAGAGCAGCTTTTGTTTTGTGGAGCATTATTGAGGAGAATGATAAGCGAATTAAGAAGCATATTAATAGAATAGTAAAAGCTGTTAAGGATAAAA
This region of bacterium genomic DNA includes:
- a CDS encoding DUF4085 family protein, with product MKYFTREWCNGRLNDEQYQKVKNSYRNYINRIYSKLPATIKKLLRQNGLHDSLFKSVLIDQRKNYLHIKFLSGDLQMGYFEFEIVYIGINLSNKIIDDLFRIFRNEKTEFLYDEIRMIEKNKFEHSMIFYPKGEVELTCKQITCGIVKKIKNREIKQRKFQVIV
- a CDS encoding GNAT family N-acetyltransferase, whose protein sequence is MSILNLNKQNIPEITEVLCEAFHNYPVMKYVIGQRKDYDKRLRKLVTFFVSARALRNEPLLGIYNSENKLVAAAAVTLAGEIPSPPELFKLRDELWREIGSEEKSRYEKYGSVASGLLPKEPHHHLNMIGVRNAYQGKGLARQLINKVEELVSAHPTSTGLSLNTEVEVNVNFYLHLGFELLGKAIVDEGIITWGFFKKKI